A window of the Egibacter rhizosphaerae genome harbors these coding sequences:
- a CDS encoding FtsK/SpoIIIE family DNA translocase produces MATTSERKRRQEARTRDRAGAGGRARSAGDGSTTGKRSTDKRSTGKQGTGGPAAGAKGGSKKQAKGRGDASDAQTAARRPEAPDEGQEPARARDYLRDAWAIALLVLAALSALGIYAQAAGVVGDFLDLLFRGLFGVLGFAAPVALAAGGLALLRDPRPGTPRIVIGLSLVTLGVSGLWHLAQGAPVWDAPTRELHAAAGWLGATVAVPLSRVAATGGTVVLLLPITVLGLLITTATPPRRLVRNAGAWIAERRARRAERREREALHADGADVPEGDGSETGDEAATTRVDADPARGRTWRDRLRRRSGPPLLDAQAEVDDPDEETATPEVAEAAEAETAPREAGRPTSADPEDEPASDTKLLQSELALHEPDKKPDGAAASGEADSGLATRIGPPPEAADYRLPDLARLRTGRAASGGKRERDEMTAALENTLAQFKVTAHVARISSGPTITRFELELGEGVRVGAVTKLADDIAYALATPEIRIVAPIPGKSAIGIEVPNRERGLITLGDVLRSPEAEAQHHPLSVGFGVDIAGNPVLVNLAQMPHILIAGATGSGKSVTMNGIVTSVLMRAAPTEARMILVDPKQVELNHYEGAPHLLTPVVTDPKRATEALGWTVDEMERRYERLALLGYRNIDQYNRAVRDGTVREPSGRARERDRADGGVWGAGTPDPEGAAEAGNPDAAAGASAAAGEGSAWEPMPYLLFVIDELADLMMVAPRDVESHIVRLAQKARAVGIHLVIATQRPSVDVITGLIKANVPSRAALAMATQADSRTILDQAGAEKLVGHGDMLFKPANASKPHRIQGAFVSEPEIEEVVHACADQHRPQHVEGIIRTGEDAEMADLTEGEASDNDLTRKAMELVVRSGLGSTSMLQRKLKVGFARAGRIMDELEELGVVGPSKGSKAREVLMTVDELEGRGSESRDAGSAASTSEPVDGAGDADQTGAESADGAHEGRHPTDPPDAQDEPGGASSRGWTGGDA; encoded by the coding sequence ATGGCCACCACGAGCGAGCGCAAGCGCCGCCAGGAGGCCCGCACGCGCGACCGCGCGGGTGCGGGCGGGCGTGCGCGCTCGGCTGGGGACGGGAGCACCACCGGCAAGCGCTCCACCGACAAGCGGTCGACCGGCAAGCAGGGCACCGGTGGCCCCGCGGCCGGCGCCAAGGGCGGCAGCAAGAAGCAGGCGAAGGGGCGGGGCGACGCCTCGGACGCGCAGACCGCCGCCCGTCGGCCCGAGGCTCCCGATGAGGGGCAGGAGCCCGCACGGGCTCGTGACTACCTGCGTGACGCGTGGGCGATCGCGCTGCTCGTGCTCGCGGCCCTGAGCGCGCTGGGGATCTACGCCCAGGCCGCGGGCGTGGTGGGGGACTTCCTCGACCTGCTGTTCCGCGGTCTGTTCGGTGTGCTCGGCTTCGCCGCGCCCGTCGCGCTCGCCGCGGGGGGCCTCGCGCTGCTGCGCGACCCGCGGCCGGGAACCCCGCGGATCGTGATCGGGCTCTCGCTGGTCACCCTGGGCGTGAGTGGCCTGTGGCACCTGGCGCAGGGCGCTCCCGTCTGGGACGCCCCGACCCGCGAGCTGCACGCCGCGGCGGGTTGGCTCGGGGCGACCGTTGCGGTCCCCCTCTCACGTGTCGCCGCGACCGGAGGCACGGTCGTGCTGCTGCTGCCGATCACGGTGCTCGGGCTGCTCATCACGACCGCCACGCCCCCCCGCCGGCTGGTCCGCAACGCCGGCGCGTGGATCGCCGAGCGCCGCGCCCGCCGCGCGGAGCGCCGCGAGCGGGAGGCGTTGCACGCCGATGGCGCCGACGTGCCCGAGGGCGACGGGAGCGAGACAGGGGACGAGGCCGCCACGACACGGGTCGATGCCGATCCCGCTCGAGGCAGGACGTGGCGTGACCGGCTGCGTCGGCGCTCCGGGCCGCCGCTGCTGGACGCGCAGGCGGAGGTGGACGATCCCGACGAGGAGACCGCCACTCCCGAGGTCGCCGAGGCCGCTGAGGCCGAGACCGCCCCGCGCGAGGCCGGTCGGCCGACCTCCGCCGACCCGGAGGACGAACCCGCCTCCGACACGAAGCTGCTGCAGAGCGAGTTGGCTCTCCACGAACCCGATAAGAAGCCCGACGGGGCCGCGGCGAGTGGAGAGGCCGATTCCGGGCTCGCGACGCGGATCGGGCCCCCACCGGAAGCCGCGGACTATCGTCTGCCGGACCTCGCCCGGTTGCGCACCGGTCGGGCCGCGAGCGGCGGCAAGCGTGAGCGTGACGAGATGACGGCCGCCCTCGAGAACACCCTCGCGCAGTTCAAGGTCACCGCCCACGTCGCGCGCATCTCGAGCGGCCCGACGATCACCCGGTTCGAGCTCGAGCTCGGCGAGGGCGTGCGCGTGGGCGCGGTGACCAAGCTCGCCGACGACATCGCCTACGCACTGGCGACCCCCGAGATCCGCATCGTCGCGCCCATCCCCGGCAAGAGCGCGATCGGGATCGAGGTGCCCAACCGCGAGCGGGGCCTGATCACCCTGGGCGACGTGTTGCGTAGTCCCGAGGCCGAGGCCCAGCACCACCCGCTGTCGGTCGGGTTCGGCGTCGACATCGCCGGCAACCCGGTGCTCGTCAACCTCGCGCAGATGCCCCACATCCTGATCGCCGGGGCCACCGGCTCGGGGAAGTCGGTGACGATGAACGGGATCGTCACGAGCGTGCTCATGCGCGCCGCCCCCACCGAGGCGCGCATGATCCTCGTGGACCCCAAGCAGGTCGAGCTCAACCACTACGAGGGCGCACCGCACCTGCTCACCCCCGTGGTCACCGACCCCAAGCGCGCGACCGAGGCGCTCGGCTGGACCGTGGACGAGATGGAGCGCCGCTACGAGCGGCTCGCGCTCCTCGGCTACCGCAACATCGACCAGTACAACCGCGCGGTGCGCGACGGCACGGTGCGCGAGCCGTCGGGTCGGGCCCGCGAGCGCGACCGCGCCGACGGTGGGGTGTGGGGCGCCGGCACCCCCGATCCGGAGGGCGCGGCGGAAGCCGGCAATCCCGACGCGGCCGCCGGCGCCTCGGCGGCCGCCGGCGAGGGCAGCGCCTGGGAGCCGATGCCCTACCTGCTGTTCGTGATCGACGAGCTCGCCGACCTCATGATGGTCGCGCCCCGAGACGTCGAGAGCCACATCGTGCGCCTCGCCCAGAAGGCGCGCGCGGTGGGCATCCACCTCGTGATCGCGACGCAGCGCCCGTCGGTCGACGTCATCACTGGGCTCATCAAGGCGAACGTCCCGTCCCGCGCGGCGCTCGCGATGGCGACGCAGGCCGACAGCCGCACGATCCTCGACCAGGCGGGGGCCGAGAAGCTGGTCGGGCACGGCGACATGCTCTTCAAGCCCGCGAACGCGTCGAAGCCGCACCGCATCCAGGGCGCGTTCGTGAGCGAGCCCGAGATCGAGGAGGTCGTGCACGCCTGCGCCGACCAGCACCGTCCCCAGCACGTCGAGGGCATCATCCGCACCGGCGAGGACGCCGAGATGGCCGACCTCACCGAGGGGGAGGCCAGCGACAACGACCTCACCCGCAAGGCGATGGAGCTCGTCGTGCGCTCGGGGCTCGGCTCGACGTCGATGCTGCAGCGCAAGCTCAAGGTTGGGTTCGCGCGGGCCGGCCGGATCATGGACGAGCTCGAGGAGCTCGGGGTCGTGGGCCCCTCCAAGGGCTCGAAGGCCCGCGAGGTGCTCATGACCGTCGACGAGCTCGAGGGGCGCGGCTCCGAGTCCCGCGACGCCGGGAGCGCGGCCTCCACCTCCGAGCCGGTCGATGGCGCCGGCGACGCCGACCAGACGGGTGCGGAATCGGCGGACGGAGCCCACGAGGGCCGCCATCCGACCGACCCGCCCGATGCGCAGGACGAGCCGGGCGGTGCCTCCTCGCGTGGATGGACGGGGGGCGACGCGTGA
- a CDS encoding UDP-N-acetylglucosamine--N-acetylmuramyl-(pentapeptide) pyrophosphoryl-undecaprenol N-acetylglucosamine transferase encodes MKLLVSGGGTAGHVYPALAMLSAWEEADEASAGPLPDVVWVGTPGGMERDIIAGRGLPYRAVPAGALRGKSPLVTAAGIAKLLVGVVVALAVVVRQRPDAVLTTGGYASVPVAIAGRLLFRPVVVFLPDVVPGVAVRLQSRFATRIAASFEDATRFLPARKATVTGYPVRPALLGTSREEARARLGLHGDLPVLLLYGGSLGARTLNYGVTGVLPDILERCQFIHVAGQLDHEELAKRSAELPEELGQRYHLHAFLGDQLVDALVAADLCVSRAGASTLAELPAVGLPAIVVPGPFSDQEANADFLVEHGAAVKVGNDAAQAGMLGGVILDLLGDEETRTQMAACSAALARPDAAHRLIALLRDVAR; translated from the coding sequence ATGAAGCTGCTCGTGTCCGGCGGCGGCACCGCCGGGCACGTCTATCCCGCGCTCGCGATGCTGTCGGCGTGGGAGGAGGCGGACGAGGCGAGCGCTGGTCCGTTACCGGATGTGGTGTGGGTCGGGACGCCCGGTGGCATGGAGCGCGACATCATCGCGGGTCGTGGGCTGCCCTACCGCGCGGTGCCCGCCGGCGCGCTGCGGGGGAAGTCGCCGCTGGTCACCGCGGCAGGCATCGCGAAGCTGCTCGTCGGGGTGGTGGTCGCCCTGGCCGTGGTGGTGCGGCAGCGGCCCGACGCGGTGCTCACCACCGGCGGGTACGCGAGCGTGCCGGTCGCGATCGCCGGTCGGCTGCTCTTCCGGCCCGTCGTCGTCTTCCTCCCGGACGTGGTGCCCGGGGTCGCGGTGCGCCTGCAGAGTCGGTTCGCGACCCGTATCGCCGCCTCGTTCGAGGACGCCACCCGGTTCCTGCCCGCGCGCAAGGCGACGGTGACGGGGTACCCGGTCCGGCCGGCGTTGCTCGGAACGAGCCGTGAGGAGGCCCGCGCCCGTCTGGGGCTGCACGGGGACCTGCCGGTTCTGCTGCTGTACGGGGGGAGCCTCGGGGCGCGCACCCTCAACTACGGGGTCACCGGGGTGCTGCCCGACATCCTCGAGCGGTGCCAGTTCATCCACGTGGCCGGCCAACTCGACCACGAGGAGCTCGCCAAGCGCAGCGCGGAGCTCCCCGAGGAACTGGGGCAGCGGTACCACCTGCACGCGTTCCTCGGGGATCAGCTCGTCGATGCCCTGGTGGCCGCCGACCTGTGCGTGTCCCGCGCCGGCGCGTCCACCCTGGCCGAGCTGCCCGCGGTCGGACTGCCGGCCATCGTCGTCCCCGGGCCCTTCAGCGACCAGGAGGCGAACGCGGACTTCCTCGTCGAGCACGGTGCGGCGGTGAAGGTCGGCAACGACGCGGCTCAGGCGGGCATGCTCGGGGGGGTCATCCTCGACCTCCTCGGGGACGAGGAGACCCGGACCCAGATGGCGGCCTGCAGCGCCGCGCTGGCCCGACCGGATGCCGCGCACCGGCTCATCGCGCTGCTGCGCGACGTCGCACGCTAG
- a CDS encoding lytic transglycosylase domain-containing protein: MAVAVLAVGLLASAAQWHTTAADAHEESGFAHGEARSNVEAALEPPSSTMRDLPARSPTTADAHITAANDPEVREEEEEEEEPEPAEDPGTPVSSPPIDNLDPDELVREAAAQAAERREPDEDDPLEAALAERGRVVDAIETAAEAQSTEPELALALAWHESRFDPRAVSHAGAVGVLQVKPRTAQAMAEHLDEPLDPTVPIDNAHAGLAFLQKMIDDKGGLADALVAYNQGPAALREHGAYPQAEQFSTDVRASRDQLREVDW, encoded by the coding sequence TTGGCGGTCGCCGTCCTGGCAGTCGGGCTGCTGGCCTCGGCCGCGCAGTGGCACACGACCGCCGCCGATGCACACGAGGAGTCGGGCTTCGCCCACGGGGAGGCGCGCTCCAACGTCGAGGCCGCGCTGGAGCCACCCTCGTCGACGATGCGCGACCTCCCGGCACGGTCCCCCACGACAGCCGATGCCCACATCACCGCGGCGAACGACCCGGAGGTGCGAGAGGAGGAGGAGGAGGAGGAGGAACCGGAGCCCGCCGAGGACCCCGGTACCCCCGTCTCCAGCCCGCCGATCGACAACCTCGATCCCGACGAGCTCGTACGGGAGGCCGCCGCTCAGGCCGCGGAGCGCCGCGAGCCCGACGAGGACGATCCGCTCGAGGCAGCGCTCGCCGAGCGGGGTCGGGTGGTCGACGCGATCGAGACCGCCGCGGAGGCCCAGTCGACCGAGCCCGAGCTCGCGCTCGCGCTGGCCTGGCACGAGTCACGCTTCGATCCGCGCGCCGTCTCGCACGCGGGGGCGGTCGGCGTCCTGCAGGTCAAGCCCCGGACAGCGCAGGCGATGGCGGAGCACCTCGACGAGCCGCTCGATCCCACGGTCCCGATCGACAACGCCCACGCGGGGCTGGCGTTCCTGCAGAAGATGATCGACGACAAGGGCGGTCTGGCCGACGCCCTCGTCGCCTACAACCAGGGACCGGCGGCGCTGCGCGAGCACGGCGCCTACCCGCAGGCGGAGCAGTTCTCCACCGACGTCCGGGCGAGCCGCGATCAGCTGCGGGAGGTCGACTGGTGA